Proteins encoded within one genomic window of uncultured Draconibacterium sp.:
- a CDS encoding GNAT family N-acetyltransferase, which translates to MITKCTEKDFNTILEIINDSSTAYKGIIPEDRWKEPYMPKEELETQINEGVEFWKYEENNEVLGVMGIQFKQDVTLIRHAYIRTIARQKGIGGKLLKHLRDITQTPVLIGTWADASWAIRFYKKNGFRQVNEEEKNKLLKTYWSIPERQVETSIVLADEKWKGL; encoded by the coding sequence ATGATAACAAAATGCACTGAAAAAGACTTCAACACGATACTTGAAATAATCAACGACTCTTCAACAGCTTATAAAGGCATTATTCCGGAAGACCGTTGGAAAGAACCTTATATGCCAAAAGAAGAACTGGAAACTCAGATTAACGAAGGGGTTGAATTCTGGAAATACGAAGAAAACAACGAAGTACTGGGAGTGATGGGCATTCAGTTTAAACAAGATGTTACTCTAATACGGCACGCTTATATCAGAACCATTGCCCGGCAAAAAGGTATTGGCGGAAAATTGTTAAAACATTTAAGGGACATAACTCAAACACCGGTACTTATTGGCACCTGGGCTGATGCTTCCTGGGCCATTCGTTTTTATAAAAAGAACGGTTTCCGACAAGTGAACGAGGAAGAGAAAAATAAACTGCTAAAAACATATTGGTCAATTCCCGAACGACAAGTGGAAACATCGATTGTTTTGGCTGACGAAAAATGGAAAGGGTTGTGA
- a CDS encoding YciI family protein has protein sequence MKKFLLLLHEDIEKMSSLSPLEMEELGNAHFAWANKLAESGHLISGDGLHEDGVLIAGKDSVVKDGPYLESKEVIGGYYLLQATNLNTIVEIAKECPCHLWGGTTEIRRVMDMEEYGQ, from the coding sequence ATGAAAAAGTTTTTATTACTGTTACACGAAGACATTGAAAAAATGAGCAGTTTATCTCCTCTGGAAATGGAGGAACTGGGAAACGCACATTTCGCATGGGCGAATAAATTGGCCGAATCCGGACATTTAATTTCTGGCGACGGATTGCATGAAGATGGGGTGTTGATTGCAGGAAAGGATTCTGTTGTAAAAGATGGACCATATTTAGAATCGAAGGAAGTGATTGGAGGATACTATTTGTTACAAGCCACCAATTTGAATACTATTGTTGAAATTGCAAAAGAATGTCCATGCCATCTTTGGGGCGGGACTACAGAGATTCGTCGGGTAATGGATATGGAAGAATATGGGCAATAA
- a CDS encoding sigma-70 family RNA polymerase sigma factor, with amino-acid sequence MGNKPHNIFESSYRLFYGKLFSALASQFGLGYVNQIEDAIQNAFLKSLKIWKPNQMPDNKENWLYIVARNDVINQIQKATKVTSESIIATVDENETVESDLRLQTILLFSSSTRISTQTKVVFILKNIFGLSVREIAVSTLLSQDAIYKSIKRAKKNLQLEFANQPIVEFPGKATQKEVSIVEEILYAVFNIGFDSFDEKIQSIVNDDLCLEALSLVRLLFEKYKYNSTRNLLALFCFHIARIPAKVNNGKLVSFFRQDKTQWDKKLINLAFYYLQKPGQMNKFYIEALIVSKYMTANLYDVEHWNDVVKLYRLLANIDNSPIVKLNLCYALHKAKQEGEALELLDKIEKEFPDKHVYFSLVKADILRKMDSKQSEKIMETVLNQIDQTIRKEYLLEKGIINF; translated from the coding sequence ATGGGCAATAAACCGCATAACATTTTTGAATCCAGTTATCGGTTGTTTTATGGAAAGCTGTTCTCCGCACTTGCCAGTCAGTTTGGCCTAGGCTATGTTAACCAGATTGAGGATGCCATTCAAAACGCATTTTTAAAATCGTTAAAAATTTGGAAGCCCAACCAAATGCCTGATAACAAAGAGAATTGGCTTTATATTGTTGCCCGCAACGATGTAATCAATCAGATACAAAAAGCAACTAAGGTTACTTCTGAATCAATTATTGCGACAGTCGATGAAAATGAGACAGTAGAAAGCGATTTACGGCTTCAAACTATTTTGCTTTTTTCGTCTTCTACCAGAATTTCAACCCAAACAAAGGTTGTTTTTATCCTAAAGAATATTTTTGGATTGAGTGTTCGTGAAATTGCTGTCAGCACTCTGCTTAGCCAGGATGCGATATACAAAAGCATAAAAAGGGCAAAGAAGAATTTGCAACTTGAATTTGCGAACCAACCAATTGTTGAGTTTCCGGGTAAAGCAACTCAAAAAGAGGTTTCAATTGTTGAAGAAATTCTATATGCTGTTTTTAATATCGGATTCGACTCCTTCGATGAAAAAATTCAATCAATTGTGAATGATGATTTGTGTTTAGAAGCTTTATCGCTTGTCCGTTTATTATTCGAAAAATACAAATACAACTCAACCCGAAACTTACTGGCGCTTTTCTGTTTTCATATTGCCAGAATACCTGCAAAAGTTAATAACGGTAAACTTGTTTCATTTTTTAGACAGGACAAAACTCAATGGGATAAAAAATTAATCAATTTGGCATTTTATTATCTACAGAAACCCGGTCAAATGAATAAGTTTTACATTGAAGCGTTGATTGTCAGTAAGTACATGACTGCCAACTTGTACGATGTAGAGCATTGGAATGATGTTGTAAAATTGTATAGATTGTTGGCTAATATAGATAATTCGCCAATTGTTAAATTAAACCTTTGTTACGCATTGCATAAGGCGAAACAAGAGGGTGAGGCTTTGGAATTATTGGATAAAATAGAAAAGGAGTTTCCCGACAAACACGTCTACTTTTCGTTGGTGAAAGCAGATATATTAAGAAAGATGGATTCAAAACAATCCGAAAAAATCATGGAAACTGTTCTTAATCAAATAGACCAAACCATTCGGAAAGAATATTTGTTGGAAAAAGGTATTATAAATTTTTAA
- a CDS encoding DUF6265 family protein — translation MKTSILIVAVIQFFILTSCNTKGKPSADESINENVVNFDWLLGSWERKGEEQGKETFENWKKISESEYSGIGFTIQDGDTVKQEKIKLIKQNGKWDLIVKVPDEAESVLFKMTTFDAGSFTCENDSLDFPKLIKYWKYNGNLKAVVSGDDMEISFEFEKMK, via the coding sequence ATGAAAACATCAATATTAATTGTAGCAGTTATCCAGTTCTTTATACTTACCTCGTGCAATACGAAAGGCAAACCAAGTGCTGATGAAAGTATTAATGAAAATGTTGTAAACTTCGACTGGCTTTTAGGAAGTTGGGAACGAAAAGGTGAAGAACAGGGAAAAGAAACGTTTGAAAATTGGAAGAAAATAAGTGAGTCTGAATATTCGGGCATCGGATTTACAATACAGGACGGAGACACGGTAAAACAAGAGAAAATTAAGTTGATAAAACAGAATGGTAAGTGGGATTTAATCGTAAAGGTTCCTGATGAAGCTGAGTCTGTTTTGTTTAAAATGACAACTTTTGATGCCGGCTCATTTACCTGTGAAAATGATTCGCTTGATTTCCCAAAACTAATAAAATACTGGAAGTATAATGGGAATCTAAAAGCAGTAGTGTCGGGAGATGATATGGAAATTTCGTTCGAATTTGAAAAAATGAAATAA
- a CDS encoding SDR family oxidoreductase — translation MSKRILITGASSGFGKGTAIGLAKKGHKVIAGVHVEPLKTILLEEARKEDVKLEAIVLDVTKESDRQFAFNNYEIDVLMSNAGIMETGPVAEIPMENVRRNYEVNVFASLAMAQGFIPQMVKRGSGKVVFTSSMGGLITVPFAAIYTSTKHALEGIAEGLKEELTGTGVEICTVNPGVFGTGFNDRGAETMLKWWNPEKSLSKPEIIQAFADPSSLEHQLDPQMMIDAMIKVAEEENSLFRNVIPEAIIPWIKATQSQAWIASKNSMLTVDPNSL, via the coding sequence ATGAGTAAACGAATTTTAATCACCGGCGCATCATCCGGTTTTGGAAAAGGAACGGCAATTGGTTTAGCTAAAAAAGGGCATAAAGTAATTGCCGGGGTGCATGTAGAGCCGCTTAAAACCATTCTGTTGGAAGAAGCAAGAAAAGAAGACGTTAAGCTGGAAGCTATTGTATTGGACGTAACAAAAGAAAGCGACCGCCAGTTTGCTTTTAACAACTACGAGATTGATGTGTTAATGAGCAATGCCGGCATCATGGAAACAGGGCCTGTTGCCGAAATACCAATGGAAAATGTTCGCAGAAATTACGAAGTAAATGTTTTTGCGTCGCTGGCAATGGCGCAGGGTTTTATCCCGCAAATGGTAAAACGCGGAAGCGGAAAAGTGGTTTTTACTTCATCAATGGGGGGCTTAATTACTGTGCCGTTTGCTGCTATTTACACTTCAACGAAACACGCCCTGGAAGGTATTGCTGAAGGTTTGAAAGAGGAATTAACAGGAACTGGCGTTGAAATTTGCACGGTAAACCCAGGAGTTTTCGGAACCGGATTTAATGACCGTGGAGCAGAGACCATGTTGAAATGGTGGAATCCTGAAAAGTCTTTGTCAAAACCAGAAATCATTCAGGCATTTGCCGACCCTTCGTCTTTGGAGCATCAGCTAGATCCGCAAATGATGATTGATGCCATGATAAAGGTTGCAGAAGAAGAAAATTCCCTGTTTAGAAACGTGATTCCGGAAGCCATTATTCCCTGGATTAAAGCAACACAGTCACAGGCATGGATAGCCAGCAAAAACAGTATGTTAACGGTCGATCCAAATTCACTCTAA
- a CDS encoding SRPBCC domain-containing protein — MYSLKDDTKIQVSTSVIIDASPEKVWSVLADIENWKKWTPFVASFVGDFSKDGRINVVFNTPDGQVSFERTLVIFEENRVFCWEGDAMWPGAKDHHVLHLEAIENGKTLFTHADGFHGIERTEEVTKAEKQMEGLYALMNQELKNYVENTI; from the coding sequence ATGTACAGTTTAAAAGATGACACAAAAATACAGGTTTCAACTTCTGTTATTATTGACGCTTCGCCCGAAAAAGTTTGGAGCGTACTTGCCGATATCGAAAACTGGAAAAAATGGACACCATTTGTAGCCTCTTTCGTGGGTGATTTCAGCAAAGACGGTCGGATAAACGTGGTATTTAACACGCCTGACGGACAAGTGTCTTTTGAAAGAACTTTGGTTATCTTTGAAGAAAACAGGGTATTTTGCTGGGAGGGCGATGCAATGTGGCCGGGAGCAAAAGACCACCATGTTTTGCATCTGGAAGCCATTGAAAACGGAAAAACGCTTTTTACCCATGCCGATGGTTTTCATGGAATAGAAAGAACCGAAGAAGTAACCAAAGCCGAAAAACAAATGGAAGGCTTGTATGCTTTGATGAACCAGGAGTTGAAAAACTATGTTGAAAATACCATTTAA
- a CDS encoding helix-turn-helix transcriptional regulator, with protein sequence MSNNIIHVKNITQAHELLGLPKPKHPQVSVFRHKDLRLLRDLSQVRFTMDLYMISMKDQLAGEFGYGRQTYDFQEGTMVFIAPNQVFSGNSDFDESSDDWMVLFDADFIRTSELGRSINNYHFFSYEANEALHLSEDEKAEITNLVIRIEKEYQQNIDKHTQEIILINLESILKYCQRFYDRQFITRKNFNQSYIVAFENFLKQRFAGDTLENGIPTVAECGRALNMSSHYLSDLLKSETGKSAKEHIDLHLVNKAKNLLQTTQQSISEIAYDLGFDYPNHFSKFFKSKTGLSPSEFKNMN encoded by the coding sequence GTGTCAAACAATATAATCCACGTTAAAAATATTACCCAGGCTCATGAGTTACTGGGCTTACCTAAGCCAAAACATCCACAGGTAAGTGTGTTTCGTCACAAAGATTTAAGGCTGTTAAGAGATTTGAGTCAAGTCCGTTTTACAATGGATTTGTATATGATTTCGATGAAAGACCAGCTTGCCGGTGAATTCGGGTACGGCAGGCAAACTTACGACTTTCAGGAAGGAACCATGGTTTTTATTGCTCCCAACCAGGTGTTCTCCGGAAATTCGGATTTTGATGAATCGAGCGACGACTGGATGGTATTGTTTGACGCCGATTTTATTCGTACCTCGGAACTGGGCAGGAGCATAAACAATTATCATTTCTTTTCTTACGAAGCCAATGAGGCGCTTCATTTATCGGAAGACGAAAAGGCAGAGATTACCAATTTAGTGATCCGCATTGAAAAGGAATACCAGCAAAATATCGATAAGCACACGCAGGAGATTATCCTTATCAATTTGGAATCAATTCTGAAATATTGCCAACGCTTTTACGACCGGCAATTTATTACCCGGAAGAACTTTAACCAGAGTTATATAGTTGCATTCGAAAACTTTTTAAAGCAGCGTTTTGCAGGCGACACTTTGGAAAACGGGATTCCAACAGTGGCGGAATGTGGCAGGGCATTAAATATGTCGTCTCATTATTTAAGCGATTTACTAAAGTCTGAAACAGGCAAGAGTGCCAAGGAACACATCGATTTGCATTTGGTGAACAAAGCCAAAAACCTGCTGCAAACAACACAACAAAGCATTAGCGAAATTGCCTACGATTTAGGCTTTGATTATCCCAATCATTTCAGCAAGTTTTTTAAATCGAAAACAGGGTTGAGTCCAAGTGAATTTAAAAATATGAACTAA
- a CDS encoding condensation domain-containing protein has protein sequence MNTTSQDWFNHIAQNLTSNALIQYVLRINDRIDFQTLLRSVLLSIQSEPVLGCLFVEKEKIPVWEPVSIKTDDVCCLVETQNIEAEINAVLGSEVDASKQLPVKVYLLDDAKSNVIVIKISHSACDGSGSKYFVKLLAGIYTRLEKDDSFGPPKNTQVRDTRNFYKACGIEDISSYFKPEKAELPSSWGFPVREDMLKKQTFSYRQLRYGNNDFQQLKQLAKKQSVTLNTLLMAAYFYALVKVLKPVESTKELQFMIDLRKYLPEGEEQNICNLSAIQNVELPTKTNDFTGLIKQTNAAIKNVLTTDNFIHGTIAGDLAEEAGYYAIKDFIKSDWENIRKTGNCTPMISNLGMLSAEIIRFGKAKIEDMYLVSPAFFAPAFMLGISTYNNVLTMSASYYSPGINSNVVEELLRQVQTTLDATWV, from the coding sequence ATGAATACAACATCACAGGACTGGTTTAATCATATTGCACAAAACCTGACATCTAACGCATTAATTCAATACGTTTTAAGAATCAATGATAGAATTGATTTTCAAACCCTTTTAAGATCAGTATTGCTTTCCATTCAGTCAGAACCTGTTTTGGGCTGTCTTTTTGTTGAAAAAGAAAAAATACCTGTTTGGGAACCAGTGTCAATAAAAACAGATGATGTTTGTTGCCTGGTAGAAACTCAGAATATTGAGGCAGAAATTAATGCTGTTTTAGGATCAGAAGTTGATGCATCAAAACAATTGCCAGTAAAAGTTTACTTGTTGGATGATGCAAAATCGAACGTCATTGTAATTAAAATAAGCCATTCAGCGTGTGATGGTTCCGGTTCAAAATATTTCGTAAAACTATTGGCCGGTATTTATACCCGGTTAGAAAAAGATGATTCATTTGGCCCTCCGAAAAATACGCAGGTTCGGGACACTAGGAATTTCTACAAGGCTTGTGGAATTGAAGATATATCGAGCTATTTCAAGCCTGAAAAAGCAGAACTACCATCTAGTTGGGGATTTCCTGTGAGAGAAGATATGCTAAAAAAGCAAACATTTTCTTATCGACAACTGCGCTATGGGAATAATGATTTTCAACAACTAAAACAATTGGCAAAAAAGCAGAGTGTTACTTTGAATACCTTATTGATGGCGGCATATTTTTATGCTTTAGTAAAAGTGTTAAAGCCCGTTGAAAGCACAAAGGAACTTCAGTTTATGATTGATCTGCGAAAGTATTTGCCGGAAGGCGAGGAGCAAAACATCTGTAACCTGTCTGCTATTCAAAATGTAGAGTTGCCCACAAAAACCAACGACTTTACAGGACTCATAAAACAAACCAATGCGGCAATAAAAAATGTTCTTACCACAGATAATTTTATTCATGGAACCATTGCGGGAGATTTAGCCGAAGAAGCAGGATATTATGCAATAAAAGACTTTATAAAATCAGACTGGGAAAATATTCGAAAAACAGGAAATTGTACGCCTATGATTTCCAATCTCGGAATGTTAAGTGCTGAAATTATTCGTTTTGGAAAAGCCAAAATTGAAGATATGTACCTGGTTTCTCCTGCATTTTTTGCCCCGGCATTTATGCTAGGTATCAGTACGTATAATAATGTACTGACAATGAGTGCTAGTTACTACAGCCCCGGCATAAATAGTAATGTTGTGGAAGAATTATTGAGGCAGGTTCAAACTACTCTTGACGCGACCTGGGTATAA
- the ribB gene encoding 3,4-dihydroxy-2-butanone-4-phosphate synthase: protein MNNLLESFGKDGKKRVENAVEKLQQGFGILLVDDENRENEGDLIFSAAKITEKDMALMIRECSGIVCLCLSAEKCKSLGLTQMVDKNTSKNQTAFTISIEAKDGVTTGVSAKDRVTTIKKAISDKAKPEDLSHPGHVFPLLAQKDGVFKRRGHTEGSVDLMKIAGLGEFAILCELTNEDGTMSRLPEISDFAKKHNMTVVSIEDICQYREITEKKEIFEAID from the coding sequence ATGAATAATTTACTGGAATCATTTGGAAAAGACGGCAAAAAAAGAGTTGAAAATGCTGTTGAAAAGTTACAGCAAGGTTTTGGAATTTTGCTTGTGGATGATGAAAATAGGGAAAATGAAGGTGACTTAATTTTTTCTGCCGCAAAAATTACTGAAAAGGATATGGCATTGATGATTCGGGAATGTAGCGGAATTGTATGCCTTTGTTTATCTGCCGAGAAATGCAAAAGTTTGGGATTAACCCAAATGGTAGATAAAAATACGAGTAAAAATCAAACCGCATTTACCATATCAATTGAAGCAAAAGACGGCGTAACCACAGGAGTTTCAGCAAAAGACAGAGTAACAACAATAAAAAAGGCCATTTCTGATAAAGCTAAGCCTGAGGACTTATCACATCCTGGACACGTATTTCCGTTATTGGCACAAAAAGATGGGGTTTTTAAACGACGGGGGCATACAGAAGGAAGTGTTGATTTAATGAAAATAGCCGGATTAGGTGAATTTGCCATTTTGTGCGAATTAACAAATGAAGATGGAACGATGTCACGGCTTCCTGAAATTTCTGATTTTGCAAAAAAACACAATATGACAGTCGTTTCAATTGAAGATATTTGCCAATACCGGGAAATAACAGAAAAGAAAGAGATATTCGAAGCAATTGATTGA
- a CDS encoding helix-turn-helix domain-containing protein: MEKKSFLFDWRNAIKNVNNGSIGNDIILLDQPVITPDLKHPFRVDVTSVVICLKGSTKGTINLRKNEIKGPGLIVLLRDSVLQLEEVSDDFTALFIVMSPNFLNSLNIDEKIPAFLSIKKTPYIALQKEELDSLIDYYKMMQRIITYKDNPYQLNIARHLTIAFFYGVGYGFHLREQANVNNNKSRHDKLFDDFLYLVQKHFKDERSLDFYANELCLSSKHLSKVIKETSGKSPVEWIKEFVVQNAQALLKSSDLTVQQISDELNFPSQSFFGKYFKNAVGISPKNYRESKD, from the coding sequence ATGGAAAAAAAATCATTTCTATTCGATTGGCGTAACGCAATAAAGAATGTCAATAACGGAAGTATTGGCAACGATATTATTTTGTTGGATCAACCAGTAATAACACCGGATCTAAAACATCCTTTCAGGGTAGATGTTACATCTGTCGTTATATGTTTAAAAGGGAGTACTAAGGGCACAATCAACTTAAGGAAGAATGAAATAAAAGGACCAGGCCTTATTGTACTTTTACGGGATAGTGTTTTACAATTAGAGGAAGTTAGTGATGATTTCACAGCACTATTTATTGTAATGTCTCCAAATTTTCTGAACAGCCTGAATATCGATGAAAAAATACCGGCATTCCTTTCGATAAAAAAGACCCCCTATATTGCACTTCAAAAAGAAGAGCTGGATTCGCTAATTGACTATTACAAAATGATGCAAAGGATTATAACCTATAAGGATAATCCATATCAGCTGAATATTGCCAGACATCTTACAATTGCTTTCTTTTATGGTGTAGGATATGGTTTTCATTTGAGAGAGCAAGCGAACGTAAATAACAACAAATCAAGACATGACAAACTTTTTGATGATTTTTTATACCTGGTACAAAAGCACTTTAAGGATGAAAGAAGTTTAGACTTTTACGCCAATGAATTGTGTTTAAGTTCAAAGCACTTATCAAAAGTAATTAAGGAAACCAGTGGAAAATCGCCGGTAGAATGGATAAAAGAATTTGTTGTTCAGAATGCACAGGCACTTTTAAAATCAAGTGATTTAACCGTTCAGCAAATAAGTGATGAGCTCAACTTTCCCTCACAATCGTTCTTTGGAAAATATTTCAAAAATGCTGTAGGGATATCTCCCAAAAACTACCGGGAAAGTAAAGATTAG
- a CDS encoding DUF4421 family protein: protein MFILIGLTSFMPHRVFSQETSKLTQKKKVLSGIFNTYDSTFIKKTDAKFVVGIKNHNWLDVYKLNPNNIDVNFKSDLYYDLGLFMGYKFLQVAYYVNMNNLMSGEKAKRKGLNLDLVSNIVSLECFYLKNEGETTITEYGSNDINKVLDIPFYGLQSKIFGADFYYYFNNKRYSNSAAYADGHYYWQNKNAGSFIAGISFSNNNISYDFSEFKNDEDLSALSEIGPIKNNYYTYCVSVGYGYNFVFSKNWLANLTVIPSLGTKVKKDDNSHKKYFTTRNKSKIAVIYSLPKYFFGVNCQYNINWDNSGDYVSANSMGTFNLLLGVRF from the coding sequence ATGTTTATCCTAATAGGTTTAACATCTTTTATGCCTCATCGTGTCTTTTCCCAGGAAACAAGTAAGCTTACGCAAAAGAAGAAAGTATTGTCGGGCATTTTTAACACTTACGATTCTACGTTCATAAAAAAAACAGATGCGAAGTTTGTTGTAGGTATTAAAAACCATAATTGGTTAGATGTCTACAAGTTAAATCCTAATAACATTGATGTAAACTTTAAGTCGGATTTATATTACGATTTAGGACTGTTTATGGGCTATAAATTTTTACAGGTAGCCTATTACGTAAACATGAATAATTTAATGTCGGGAGAAAAAGCTAAAAGAAAAGGATTAAACCTTGATTTGGTTAGCAACATTGTTAGTCTGGAATGTTTTTATTTAAAAAATGAGGGCGAAACTACAATTACAGAGTATGGCTCCAATGACATAAATAAAGTATTGGATATTCCGTTTTATGGATTACAATCAAAAATTTTTGGTGCAGATTTCTATTACTATTTTAATAATAAACGGTACTCAAATTCTGCCGCATACGCCGATGGTCATTACTATTGGCAAAATAAAAATGCAGGGTCGTTTATTGCCGGAATTTCTTTTTCCAATAATAATATTTCCTATGACTTTTCTGAATTTAAGAATGATGAAGACTTATCGGCATTAAGTGAAATCGGCCCCATTAAAAATAATTATTACACCTATTGTGTAAGCGTTGGATACGGCTATAATTTTGTGTTTTCTAAAAATTGGCTGGCAAACCTAACTGTAATCCCATCACTTGGTACAAAAGTTAAAAAGGACGACAATTCGCATAAGAAATATTTTACAACACGTAATAAAAGCAAAATTGCAGTAATATATAGTTTGCCCAAATATTTCTTTGGCGTTAATTGTCAGTACAATATTAATTGGGATAACTCAGGCGATTATGTATCTGCCAATTCAATGGGGACATTCAATTTGTTATTGGGAGTAAGATTCTAA
- a CDS encoding porin family protein: MKKVILMALVFVSIQTFGQGFFDKLHFGLKAGTDYSDFIDAEFKTEGLIGFHGGAIVAFDISDRFAIQEDILFSTQGTTVKNDLFKEDIELSYLNVPIVLQYHSKIGLYLEAGPQFNLLIDDYDGFNDDFAEKIDVGVVGGIGYHFNRGDGFEGFGIGARYYVGLTKVSEFSFSDFDNTDYKQGVAQLSLFYIF; the protein is encoded by the coding sequence ATGAAAAAAGTTATTTTAATGGCGCTGGTTTTTGTCTCTATTCAAACATTTGGACAAGGTTTCTTTGACAAACTTCATTTTGGGTTAAAAGCTGGGACAGATTACAGTGATTTTATTGATGCCGAATTTAAAACTGAAGGCTTGATTGGCTTTCATGGTGGGGCGATTGTTGCGTTTGACATTTCAGACAGATTCGCTATCCAGGAAGATATTTTGTTTTCAACACAAGGCACAACAGTAAAAAATGATTTGTTTAAAGAAGATATAGAACTTTCTTATTTGAATGTGCCAATTGTGTTACAGTATCATTCAAAAATAGGCTTGTATTTAGAGGCGGGACCACAGTTCAATCTACTAATTGATGATTATGATGGTTTTAATGATGACTTTGCTGAGAAAATTGATGTTGGAGTTGTTGGAGGGATTGGTTATCATTTTAACAGAGGTGATGGTTTTGAGGGGTTTGGAATAGGCGCTCGTTACTATGTTGGATTGACCAAAGTGTCAGAATTCAGTTTTTCTGATTTTGACAATACAGATTATAAACAGGGGGTAGCTCAATTAAGCCTCTTTTATATCTTTTAA